The Bacteroidota bacterium genome includes a region encoding these proteins:
- a CDS encoding sodium/solute symporter (Members of the Solute:Sodium Symporter (SSS), TC 2.A.21 as described in tcdb.org, catalyze solute:Na+ symport. Known solutes for members of the family include sugars, amino acids, nucleosides, inositols, vitamins, urea or anions, depending on the system.), which produces MTPLDWTIIVAYLAGMIALSMYLGRGQASEDDYFVGGRSLKWWAVGLSVMATQTSAISFISVPAFVALREGGGLTWLQYELAVPLAMIAAMVLLSFFRKLELISIYAYLERRFGPSVRTLLSAVFLLSRGLAVGVMTYATGIVLSVFLGLPLWVTILVIGGVTVVYDFLGGMTAVVYSDVIQMGVLVLGVGVCVWYAADLAGGVGALFAAFPAERATAFDPSTGLGDGGAVPFWGFLIGGFFLYVSYYATDQSQAQRALSTASESATRTSLILNGVARFPLTMLYIALGVAAFAAYQADPVLRESIPAERLDYLVPQFVLLHLPPGLRAVLFAALISAAMSSLDSALNSLSAATMQDFLEDRLPASANRFTWSRITTVIWGAIVVGFAFVVGGIDATVIESINRIGSTFYGPILAAFAVGLLTRRATTRGVWLGIVAGVGVNVFLWLQVPSVHWMWWNLIGLVVAVVGTLVGSLGDRPKDAATLDATTLSWAGLVAREKPWRWAYLGLIAYFFIILAIVLVL; this is translated from the coding sequence ATGACACCGCTCGACTGGACCATCATCGTCGCCTACCTCGCGGGCATGATCGCGCTGAGCATGTACCTCGGCCGTGGGCAGGCCAGCGAGGACGACTACTTCGTGGGCGGGCGCTCGCTCAAGTGGTGGGCCGTCGGCCTCTCGGTGATGGCGACGCAGACGAGCGCGATCTCGTTCATCTCCGTCCCGGCGTTCGTGGCGTTGCGCGAGGGCGGCGGGCTCACGTGGCTGCAGTACGAACTCGCCGTTCCGCTCGCCATGATCGCGGCGATGGTGCTGCTGTCGTTCTTCCGCAAGCTGGAGTTGATCTCGATCTACGCCTACTTGGAACGACGCTTCGGACCGTCGGTGCGGACGCTGCTGAGCGCGGTCTTCCTGCTGAGTCGCGGACTGGCCGTCGGCGTGATGACGTATGCGACGGGCATCGTGCTTTCGGTCTTCCTCGGGCTGCCGCTCTGGGTGACGATCCTCGTGATCGGCGGGGTGACGGTGGTCTACGACTTCCTCGGCGGCATGACGGCGGTAGTCTACTCGGACGTGATCCAGATGGGCGTGCTGGTGCTGGGCGTGGGCGTCTGCGTGTGGTATGCGGCCGACCTCGCGGGCGGCGTTGGGGCGCTCTTCGCGGCGTTCCCGGCGGAGCGCGCCACCGCGTTCGACCCCTCGACAGGGCTCGGCGACGGCGGGGCGGTGCCGTTCTGGGGCTTCCTCATCGGTGGGTTCTTCCTCTACGTGTCGTACTACGCCACCGACCAGAGCCAGGCGCAGCGCGCGCTCTCGACGGCGTCGGAATCGGCCACGCGCACCTCGCTCATCCTCAACGGCGTCGCGCGCTTCCCGCTGACCATGCTCTACATCGCGCTCGGTGTCGCGGCGTTCGCTGCCTACCAGGCCGACCCGGTCTTGCGCGAGAGCATCCCGGCGGAGCGCCTAGACTACCTCGTCCCGCAGTTCGTGCTCCTGCATCTGCCGCCTGGCCTCCGCGCCGTGCTCTTCGCCGCACTCATCTCGGCGGCGATGTCGAGCCTCGACTCGGCGCTCAACTCGCTCTCGGCGGCGACGATGCAGGACTTCCTGGAGGATCGCCTCCCGGCCTCGGCCAACCGCTTCACCTGGAGCCGCATCACGACGGTGATCTGGGGCGCGATCGTAGTCGGCTTTGCGTTCGTGGTCGGTGGGATCGACGCGACCGTCATCGAGTCGATCAACCGGATCGGATCGACGTTCTACGGGCCGATCCTGGCGGCCTTCGCGGTGGGGCTGCTCACACGACGCGCGACGACGCGGGGCGTGTGGCTCGGCATCGTCGCCGGCGTGGGCGTGAACGTGTTTCTGTGGCTTCAAGTCCCGAGCGTGCACTGGATGTGGTGGAACTTGATCGGCCTTGTGGTGGCCGTCGTCGGTACGCTCGTGGGCAGCCTCGGCGACCGCCCGAAGGACGCCGCGACGCTCGACGCGACGACGCTCTCGTGGGCGGGCCTCGTCGCCCGCGAGAAGCCCTGGCGGTGGGCCTACCTCGGGCTAATCGCCTACTTCTTTATTATCCTCGCGATCGTGCTCGTGCTGTAG
- the acs gene encoding acetate--CoA ligase has product MADTLTAPTTYAPPEAFAASAHVSSHADYEALHQRSVTDNEGFWREQAGRIDWFEPFHTVKNVSYDPKNVSIKWYEGGKLNASYNALDRHLGTRGNQTALIFEPDDPNTQETLHLTYREVYENVCRLTNALRAMGVKKGDRVTVYLPMIPEAAYTMLACSRVGAIHSVVFAGFSPDSLATRILDCDSDFVVTADQGRRGGRTVALKQNVDKALEQCPDVRHVLVVKNTGGDVAWNDAVDVWYHDAVDGQPAEAEPEVMDAEDPLFILYTSGSTGKPKGVVHTTGGYCVYTSLTHQYVFDYQDGDVFWCTADVGWITGHSYIVYGPLINGATQVFFEGVPTYPDAGRFWEVCEKHKVSQFYTAPTAIRALMAKGDSFLEGHDLSSLKLLGTVGEPINPEAWRWYHEKVGGERCPIVDTWWQTETGGIMITPLPGAIDTKPGCATVPFFGIQPMVLDNDGSVKEGATEGILVIADSWPSQARTVYKNHERFTNTYFTAYPGYYFAGDGCRRDEDGYYWITGRIDDVINVSGHRMGTAEVESALVLHELVAEAAVVGYPHDVKGQGIYCYVTLNGGVAATEELRKELVQHVRTQIGPIAKPDFIQFAPALPKTRSGKIMRRILRKIAENSYGNLGDTSTLADPTVVDDLIDNRQNRA; this is encoded by the coding sequence ATGGCAGACACGCTCACCGCTCCCACGACCTACGCGCCCCCCGAGGCCTTTGCCGCCAGCGCTCACGTCTCTTCGCACGCCGATTACGAGGCTCTGCACCAGCGCTCCGTGACTGACAACGAGGGCTTCTGGCGCGAGCAAGCCGGCCGCATTGACTGGTTCGAGCCGTTCCACACCGTCAAGAACGTCTCCTACGACCCGAAGAACGTCTCGATCAAGTGGTACGAAGGCGGCAAGCTCAACGCCTCCTACAACGCGCTCGACCGCCACCTCGGCACGCGCGGCAACCAGACCGCGCTCATCTTCGAGCCCGACGACCCGAACACGCAGGAAACGCTTCACCTCACCTACCGCGAGGTCTACGAGAACGTCTGCCGCCTCACCAATGCGCTCCGCGCGATGGGCGTCAAGAAGGGCGACCGGGTCACGGTCTACCTCCCGATGATCCCCGAGGCCGCCTACACGATGCTCGCCTGCTCGCGTGTCGGCGCGATCCACTCGGTCGTCTTCGCAGGATTCAGCCCCGACTCGCTCGCCACGCGCATCCTCGACTGCGACTCCGACTTCGTGGTCACCGCCGACCAGGGCCGCCGCGGCGGACGCACGGTCGCGCTCAAGCAAAACGTCGACAAGGCGCTCGAGCAGTGCCCGGACGTGCGCCACGTGCTCGTTGTCAAGAACACCGGCGGCGACGTCGCCTGGAATGACGCGGTGGACGTGTGGTACCACGACGCCGTCGACGGCCAGCCCGCCGAGGCCGAGCCGGAAGTGATGGACGCCGAGGACCCGCTCTTCATCCTCTACACCTCCGGCTCGACCGGCAAGCCCAAGGGCGTCGTCCACACGACCGGCGGCTACTGCGTCTACACGAGCCTCACGCACCAGTACGTCTTCGACTACCAGGACGGCGATGTCTTCTGGTGCACCGCCGACGTCGGCTGGATCACCGGCCACAGCTACATCGTCTACGGCCCGCTCATTAACGGGGCCACGCAGGTGTTCTTCGAGGGCGTGCCGACCTACCCGGACGCCGGCCGCTTCTGGGAGGTGTGCGAGAAGCACAAGGTGAGCCAGTTCTATACGGCTCCGACGGCGATCCGCGCGCTCATGGCCAAGGGCGACAGTTTCCTCGAAGGCCACGACCTCTCCAGCCTGAAGCTCCTCGGCACCGTCGGCGAGCCGATCAACCCGGAGGCCTGGCGGTGGTACCACGAGAAGGTCGGCGGCGAGCGCTGCCCGATCGTGGACACCTGGTGGCAGACCGAAACCGGCGGCATCATGATCACGCCGCTCCCCGGCGCGATCGACACAAAGCCCGGCTGCGCGACCGTCCCGTTCTTCGGCATCCAGCCGATGGTGCTCGACAACGACGGCTCCGTCAAAGAGGGCGCAACCGAGGGCATCCTCGTCATCGCCGACTCGTGGCCCAGCCAGGCGCGCACGGTCTACAAGAACCACGAGCGCTTCACCAACACCTACTTCACCGCGTATCCGGGCTACTACTTCGCCGGCGACGGCTGCCGCCGCGACGAGGACGGCTACTACTGGATCACGGGCCGCATCGACGATGTGATCAACGTGTCCGGCCACCGCATGGGCACCGCCGAAGTCGAAAGCGCCCTTGTGCTCCACGAACTCGTCGCCGAGGCCGCCGTCGTCGGCTACCCGCACGACGTGAAGGGGCAGGGCATTTACTGCTACGTCACGCTCAACGGCGGCGTCGCCGCGACCGAGGAACTGCGCAAGGAACTCGTCCAGCACGTCCGCACGCAGATCGGCCCGATCGCCAAGCCCGACTTCATCCAGTTCGCCCCCGCGCTGCCGAAGACGCGCTCCGGCAAGATCATGCGCCGCATCCTGCGCAAGATCGCCGAGAACAGCTACGGCAACCTCGGCGACACGTCGACCCTCGCCGATCCGACGGTGGTGGACGACCTCATCGACAACCGGCAAAACCGGGCCTGA
- a CDS encoding amylosucrase, producing the protein MPLSAALLRKDPTRTLDALWPEATASLTTTDQKTLRTRADRQFGRLHSLLHRLYGETYELDGVLKEALRIVAEGMAARPQAFKTLDSEREADPRWFRHERMVGAMAYADRFAGTLDGVREQIPYLKELGITYLHLMPVYAVPEGPNDGGFAVSDYRAVRPDLGTIDDLRALADALREHGISLALDFVFNHTSDEHLWARKALMGDTRFQDYYWMFPDRAVPGAYEQHLREIFPEQAPGSFTWRSDIEKWVWTTFNQFQWDLNYRNPEVFLAMLEELLFIANLGAEVVRVDAIAFAWKEMGTGCEGLPPVHWIVQAYNALLAMASPAVAFKSEAIVHPAEVKQYVGVDEAPLSYNPTLMALLWEALATRNTALLRRSMENHFGLPDGTAWVNYVRCHDDIGWTFADEDAAELGINGYDHRRFLNAFYTGYFDGSFARGLPFNYNPENQDMRISGMGASLAGVEQALVDGQEVWLDHAVRRLEVIHAVIYSAGGMPLLYLGDELGTTNDYSYRTNPLTAGDSRFAHRPAFDGKRAAERDTPGTIPHRLVGTIARLAELRAATPALGDTPTVFLNAGNDHVFAFRRGTPETGWLTVAVNLSEHNLLVPTRWLSHDGTDLLSGDLVRAGLSLSLAPYQVRWICGVHAG; encoded by the coding sequence ATGCCTCTCTCCGCTGCGCTGCTGCGCAAAGACCCCACCCGCACCCTCGACGCGCTGTGGCCCGAGGCAACGGCCTCGCTGACAACGACCGACCAGAAGACGCTGCGCACGCGGGCCGACCGGCAGTTCGGGCGTCTCCACAGTCTGCTACATCGGCTTTACGGCGAGACGTACGAGCTCGACGGCGTGCTCAAGGAGGCGCTGCGCATCGTGGCCGAGGGGATGGCTGCGCGGCCCCAGGCGTTCAAAACGCTCGACAGCGAGCGCGAAGCCGACCCGCGCTGGTTCCGGCACGAGCGGATGGTGGGCGCGATGGCCTACGCCGACCGCTTCGCCGGCACCCTCGACGGCGTCCGGGAGCAGATCCCCTACCTCAAGGAACTCGGCATCACCTATCTCCACCTGATGCCCGTCTATGCCGTCCCCGAAGGCCCCAATGACGGCGGCTTCGCCGTGAGCGACTACCGCGCCGTTCGCCCCGATCTCGGCACCATCGACGACCTGCGCGCGCTCGCCGACGCGCTCCGCGAACACGGCATCAGCCTCGCGCTCGACTTCGTCTTCAACCACACCTCCGACGAGCATCTCTGGGCACGGAAGGCCCTCATGGGCGACACGCGCTTCCAGGACTACTACTGGATGTTTCCCGACCGTGCCGTGCCCGGCGCCTACGAGCAGCACCTCCGGGAGATCTTCCCCGAGCAGGCGCCCGGCTCCTTCACGTGGCGCTCAGACATCGAGAAGTGGGTCTGGACGACGTTCAACCAGTTTCAGTGGGACCTCAACTACCGCAACCCCGAGGTCTTCCTGGCGATGCTCGAAGAGCTGCTCTTCATCGCCAACCTGGGTGCGGAGGTGGTGCGCGTCGATGCCATCGCGTTTGCGTGGAAGGAGATGGGCACGGGCTGCGAGGGCCTCCCGCCGGTGCACTGGATCGTGCAGGCCTACAACGCGCTCCTTGCCATGGCCTCCCCAGCGGTGGCGTTTAAGTCCGAGGCCATCGTGCACCCCGCCGAGGTGAAGCAGTACGTCGGCGTCGACGAAGCGCCGTTATCGTACAACCCCACGCTGATGGCGCTCTTGTGGGAGGCGCTCGCCACCCGCAACACGGCGCTGCTGCGCCGGTCGATGGAAAACCACTTCGGCCTGCCCGACGGCACCGCGTGGGTCAACTATGTCCGCTGCCACGACGACATCGGCTGGACCTTCGCCGACGAGGACGCCGCCGAACTTGGCATCAATGGCTACGACCACCGGCGCTTCCTGAACGCTTTCTACACGGGCTACTTCGACGGCAGCTTTGCGCGTGGGCTGCCGTTCAACTACAACCCCGAAAATCAGGACATGCGTATCTCGGGCATGGGCGCATCGCTGGCAGGCGTCGAGCAGGCTCTCGTGGACGGGCAGGAGGTCTGGCTCGACCACGCCGTCCGTCGCCTGGAAGTGATCCACGCCGTGATCTACAGCGCGGGCGGCATGCCGCTGCTGTACCTGGGCGACGAACTTGGCACAACCAACGACTACAGCTATCGCACCAACCCCCTCACGGCGGGCGACAGCCGTTTCGCGCACCGCCCCGCCTTCGACGGGAAGCGCGCCGCCGAACGCGACACGCCCGGCACGATCCCGCATCGCCTCGTCGGGACGATCGCGCGTCTCGCCGAACTCCGCGCCGCCACGCCCGCGCTCGGCGACACGCCGACCGTGTTTCTCAACGCTGGCAACGACCACGTTTTCGCCTTCCGGCGCGGCACCCCGGAGACGGGCTGGCTCACGGTGGCGGTCAACCTCTCCGAGCACAACCTGCTCGTCCCGACGCGCTGGCTCTCGCACGACGGGACGGACCTCCTCTCGGGCGACCTGGTGCGGGCCGGACTGTCGCTGTCGCTCGCACCGTACCAGGTGCGCTGGATCTGCGGCGTGCACGCTGGCTGA
- a CDS encoding metalloregulator ArsR/SmtB family transcription factor gives MPAPGPPLLHGDLVERAARRFKVLGDPVRLRLLNALRIHGELSVQALMDETDQRQANVSKHLGILARDGLVRRRREGVNVYYSLGDASLPGVCLLVAKAVGE, from the coding sequence ATGCCCGCGCCCGGCCCTCCGCTCCTCCACGGCGACCTCGTTGAGCGCGCTGCCCGGCGCTTCAAGGTGCTCGGCGATCCGGTGCGGCTGCGGCTGCTCAACGCGCTGCGGATTCACGGCGAGCTAAGCGTGCAAGCGCTCATGGACGAGACCGACCAGCGGCAGGCGAACGTGAGCAAGCACCTCGGTATCCTCGCGCGGGACGGGTTGGTCCGCCGCCGCCGGGAGGGCGTCAACGTGTACTACTCGCTCGGCGATGCCTCGCTGCCCGGCGTCTGTCTGCTCGTGGCTAAGGCTGTGGGAGAGTAG
- a CDS encoding DUF4212 domain-containing protein, which yields MATMTRQAYWQRQVKRIAILLTIWFVVAYVMGIFLAPTLNQFSFGGVPFGFWMAQQGSIFVFISLIWIYAYFSDKADKEAGLNETEDTMSAAGEGH from the coding sequence ATGGCTACCATGACCCGCCAGGCCTACTGGCAGCGCCAAGTCAAGCGCATTGCGATACTGCTGACGATCTGGTTTGTCGTCGCGTACGTGATGGGCATCTTCCTCGCCCCGACGCTCAACCAGTTCAGCTTCGGCGGCGTGCCGTTTGGCTTCTGGATGGCGCAGCAGGGCTCCATCTTCGTCTTCATCTCGCTGATCTGGATCTACGCCTACTTCTCGGACAAGGCCGACAAGGAAGCGGGGCTCAACGAGACGGAGGACACGATGTCCGCTGCAGGCGAAGGCCACTAA
- a CDS encoding sensor histidine kinase, translating into MLSPSVVVAASLLYLGLLFGLASLADRRADQGRSVVGRSSVYALSLAVYCTAWTFFGSVGRAATEGVSFLTIYLGPTLTLLLGASLLRKMVRISRYHRLTSIADFVASRYGKSQLLGGLVTVIAVAGTVPYIALQLKAVSGTFGVLTGSSVPSTVDLPLSSDTGFYAAVILAIFAILFGTRHLDATERHEGMVAAIAFESVVKLVAFLAVGVFVTFAMYDGVGDLFSRAAARTDLQHLFVMPSGSESYGEWAALLVLSMGAVLLLPRQFQVAVVENVDERHVLRAIWLFPLYLLLINLFVLPIALGGLLYFPEGTVDADTFVLTLPLAEGHPLLALLVFIGGLSAATGMVIVATVALATMISNDLVMPALLRVQGGSFSEQADLSRWVLRIRRGAILAVVLLGYLYFRLVADAQALVSIGLVAFAAAAQFAPVVLGGMYWKRGTWAGAVSALVGGVLVWGYTLPLPALAQASGVAEGFVTDGLFGWAALRPHALLGLDAFSPIAHGTFWSLLVNTSLYVGVSLFTRQGVLEHAQAVSFVDIDRFTDLSAPSGAAGATAGRSVWRGTALLDDLRALLGRFLGPRRANEALTTYLAAHPLDEVALDADASLTADADLVHHAEALLASAIGSASARAMIATVVSEEPVRVDEVLAILDEQQKTLAYSRTLEEKSAELQRQTERLEAARNELMVVNQALREVDRLRDEFVSTVTHELRTPLTSIRAFAEIMQSTPDLDPEQRAEFLGIVVAESERLSRLIGDVLTFQKLNRHAVPDARPLDLEAEVRETVRAVRPLFSRRGVVLDVNATVYPCHVEGDADQIRQVLYNLLANAAKHADRALGRVRVSIAELRDPSGGRPLARLDVSDNGFGIHPSDHERIFDAFEQAQHRPAGQGDAPGGTGLGLAISRRIVQAHGGELWVESDLGAGATFSFTLPLLLAQKDGTQAAVTTLGLEPAGPGHAAP; encoded by the coding sequence GTGCTGAGTCCCAGCGTCGTCGTTGCCGCGAGCTTGCTCTACCTGGGGCTGCTCTTCGGCCTGGCCTCGCTCGCCGACCGGCGTGCGGACCAGGGGCGCTCGGTCGTGGGGCGCTCGTCGGTCTATGCGCTTTCGCTGGCGGTCTACTGCACGGCGTGGACCTTCTTTGGCTCGGTGGGGCGCGCTGCGACCGAGGGCGTTAGCTTTCTCACGATCTACCTCGGGCCCACGCTCACGCTCCTCCTCGGCGCGTCGCTGCTGCGCAAGATGGTGCGCATCAGCCGCTACCATCGCCTGACCTCCATCGCCGACTTTGTGGCGTCGCGCTACGGCAAGAGCCAACTGCTCGGCGGCCTCGTCACGGTCATCGCCGTGGCTGGCACGGTCCCGTACATCGCGCTCCAGCTCAAGGCGGTCTCCGGCACCTTCGGCGTGCTGACCGGCAGCAGCGTGCCCAGCACGGTCGACTTGCCCCTGTCGAGCGATACCGGGTTCTACGCCGCGGTCATCCTCGCCATCTTCGCTATCCTGTTCGGCACCCGTCACCTCGACGCGACGGAGCGCCACGAGGGCATGGTGGCGGCGATCGCGTTCGAGTCGGTGGTCAAGCTCGTGGCGTTCCTTGCGGTGGGCGTCTTTGTGACGTTCGCGATGTACGACGGCGTGGGCGACCTCTTCAGCCGTGCCGCCGCGCGCACCGACCTGCAGCACCTCTTCGTCATGCCGTCGGGGTCGGAGTCGTACGGCGAGTGGGCGGCGCTCCTGGTGCTCTCGATGGGCGCCGTGTTGCTGCTGCCGCGCCAGTTTCAGGTGGCCGTCGTCGAGAACGTCGACGAGCGGCACGTGCTTCGGGCGATCTGGCTCTTCCCGCTCTACCTGTTGCTGATCAACCTCTTCGTGCTCCCCATTGCGCTGGGCGGGCTGCTCTATTTCCCAGAGGGCACGGTCGACGCGGACACGTTCGTGCTCACGCTGCCGCTGGCCGAGGGCCACCCGTTGCTGGCGCTGCTCGTGTTCATCGGGGGGCTCTCGGCGGCCACAGGCATGGTGATCGTGGCGACGGTCGCGCTTGCCACGATGATCTCCAACGACCTCGTGATGCCCGCGTTGCTGCGCGTCCAGGGCGGGAGCTTCTCCGAGCAGGCCGACCTCAGCCGGTGGGTCCTGCGTATCCGACGGGGCGCCATCCTGGCCGTCGTGCTGCTGGGCTACCTCTACTTCCGCCTCGTGGCCGATGCCCAAGCCCTTGTGTCGATCGGCCTCGTTGCCTTTGCGGCGGCGGCGCAGTTCGCGCCGGTGGTGCTGGGCGGGATGTATTGGAAGCGAGGTACCTGGGCTGGCGCCGTGTCCGCGCTGGTCGGCGGCGTGCTGGTCTGGGGCTACACGCTGCCGCTCCCTGCGTTGGCCCAAGCAAGCGGTGTCGCGGAGGGCTTTGTGACCGACGGCCTCTTTGGCTGGGCTGCGCTACGCCCGCATGCGCTGCTCGGCCTCGACGCGTTCAGCCCGATCGCCCACGGCACGTTCTGGAGCTTGCTCGTCAACACCAGCCTCTACGTCGGCGTCTCGCTCTTCACGCGGCAGGGCGTGCTCGAACACGCGCAGGCTGTCTCGTTCGTCGACATCGACCGCTTTACGGATCTCAGCGCGCCTTCAGGAGCAGCGGGTGCCACGGCCGGGCGCTCCGTCTGGCGAGGCACGGCGCTCCTCGACGACCTCCGCGCGCTCCTGGGCCGCTTCCTCGGCCCGCGCCGCGCCAACGAGGCGCTGACGACGTATCTCGCCGCCCACCCGCTCGACGAGGTTGCCCTTGACGCTGATGCCTCGCTCACGGCCGATGCGGATCTCGTCCACCATGCCGAAGCCTTGCTCGCGTCGGCCATCGGCTCGGCTTCCGCACGGGCGATGATTGCCACTGTCGTGAGCGAAGAGCCGGTGCGCGTGGACGAGGTGCTAGCCATTCTCGACGAGCAGCAAAAGACGCTCGCCTACAGCCGAACGCTGGAAGAGAAGTCGGCCGAGTTGCAGCGGCAGACCGAGCGGCTGGAGGCTGCGCGGAACGAACTCATGGTCGTCAACCAGGCTTTGCGCGAGGTGGACCGCCTCCGCGACGAGTTCGTCTCGACGGTGACGCACGAGCTGCGTACGCCGCTCACCTCGATCCGCGCCTTCGCCGAGATCATGCAGTCGACGCCCGACCTCGACCCGGAGCAGCGCGCGGAATTCCTCGGCATCGTTGTGGCTGAGAGCGAGCGTCTGAGTCGCCTCATTGGCGACGTGCTCACGTTCCAGAAGCTCAACCGGCACGCCGTTCCTGATGCCCGGCCGTTGGACCTGGAAGCCGAGGTGCGAGAGACGGTGCGCGCCGTGCGACCACTGTTCAGCCGCCGGGGGGTGGTGCTCGATGTGAACGCCACCGTATACCCCTGTCACGTGGAGGGCGACGCCGACCAGATCCGACAGGTGCTCTATAACCTGCTCGCGAACGCCGCCAAGCACGCCGACCGCGCGCTGGGCCGCGTCCGCGTCTCCATCGCCGAGCTCCGGGACCCCAGCGGCGGCCGCCCCCTCGCCCGCCTCGACGTGTCCGACAACGGCTTCGGCATCCATCCCTCCGACCACGAGCGCATCTTCGACGCGTTCGAGCAAGCGCAACACCGTCCAGCAGGCCAGGGCGATGCGCCCGGTGGCACCGGGCTCGGGCTTGCGATCTCCCGCCGGATCGTGCAGGCGCACGGCGGCGAACTGTGGGTGGAAAGCGACCTCGGCGCGGGGGCTACGTTCTCCTTCACGCTGCCCCTACTCCTGGCTCAGAAAGACGGGACGCAAGCGGCGGTCACCACCCTAGGGCTCGAGCCTGCTGGACCGGGCCATGCCGCACCCTGA
- a CDS encoding response regulator, with translation MPSVLIVDDEPNIAVSLDFLMRQEGYAVRTVHSGEAALAALVDEPADVVLLDVMLPDRDGLDICQAIRANAAWKHTRVLMVSAKGRPVDEARALALGADGYIVKPFAIRDVVARVRALM, from the coding sequence ATGCCGTCCGTCCTCATCGTCGATGACGAGCCCAACATCGCCGTCTCGCTAGATTTCTTGATGCGGCAGGAGGGCTATGCCGTGCGCACCGTCCATTCGGGAGAGGCCGCGCTGGCTGCCCTCGTCGACGAGCCCGCCGACGTTGTCCTGCTCGACGTGATGCTGCCCGACCGCGACGGGTTGGACATCTGCCAGGCAATCCGCGCGAACGCCGCGTGGAAGCATACGCGGGTGCTGATGGTGAGTGCGAAGGGGCGCCCTGTAGACGAGGCTCGGGCACTCGCGCTAGGTGCCGACGGCTACATCGTGAAGCCTTTCGCCATCCGAGACGTTGTGGCACGCGTGCGTGCGCTCATGTAG